A single window of Magnetococcus marinus MC-1 DNA harbors:
- the dnaN gene encoding DNA polymerase III subunit beta, with protein sequence MEFHVSREPFLKALQRLQSVVEKRNTMPELGNALLEASAEGLTLTATDLEVSMKSHCPAEVESSGAIAVSARKLFEIVRELPQDSLRLRSEAGERLVLTCGRARFTLVGIRADIFPPFPETTQGQSFTLSGPRLAEMIAKTHFAMSQDETRYTLNGILLHLVSAADAELAGENGLVRIVATDTHRLAMAEMALDIPVEESAELIIPRKGVQEIRKLVEEDDEAVELGLDENFIRVSKPGIVLTSKLVSGRFPNYQRVIPTDNPHLLELEKEPLFGVVKRMMVLSHEKSRGIRMALSSDHIKVSAQNPEQEAAEEEMPCSFAGKDMTVGFNARYLQEIVSVANGDTVRMKLRDEESPVLVEEHSATGYLYVLMPMRV encoded by the coding sequence ATGGAATTTCACGTCAGCCGCGAACCCTTTCTCAAAGCCCTGCAACGTTTGCAGAGTGTGGTGGAGAAGCGTAACACCATGCCAGAGTTGGGCAATGCCCTGCTGGAAGCCAGCGCCGAGGGTCTAACCCTCACCGCCACCGACCTAGAGGTCTCCATGAAGAGCCACTGCCCCGCCGAGGTGGAGAGCAGCGGTGCCATTGCGGTTTCGGCACGTAAGCTGTTTGAGATCGTACGGGAGCTGCCTCAAGATAGCCTGCGGCTACGCAGCGAAGCTGGGGAGCGGCTGGTACTAACCTGTGGTCGCGCCCGTTTTACCCTGGTGGGTATTAGAGCGGATATATTTCCCCCCTTTCCGGAGACCACCCAGGGACAAAGCTTTACCCTGTCTGGCCCGCGTCTGGCCGAGATGATCGCCAAGACCCACTTTGCCATGAGCCAGGATGAGACCCGTTATACCCTGAACGGCATTTTGCTGCATCTGGTCAGCGCCGCCGATGCCGAGTTGGCAGGGGAGAACGGCTTGGTGCGGATTGTCGCCACCGATACCCACCGCTTAGCCATGGCTGAAATGGCGCTGGATATCCCGGTGGAGGAGAGCGCTGAGTTGATTATTCCCCGCAAGGGGGTGCAGGAGATCCGCAAGCTGGTAGAAGAGGATGATGAGGCGGTAGAGCTGGGCCTGGATGAAAATTTTATCCGCGTTTCCAAGCCAGGTATTGTGCTTACCTCCAAGCTGGTGAGTGGGCGTTTTCCCAACTATCAGCGGGTGATTCCCACCGACAACCCTCATCTGCTGGAGCTGGAGAAGGAGCCTCTGTTTGGGGTGGTTAAGCGGATGATGGTGCTCTCTCACGAAAAATCCCGTGGTATCCGCATGGCGCTGAGCTCGGACCACATTAAGGTGAGTGCGCAAAACCCCGAGCAGGAGGCTGCGGAAGAGGAGATGCCCTGCTCTTTTGCCGGTAAAGATATGACCGTGGGCTTTAATGCCCGCTATCTGCAAGAGATTGTCTCGGTTGCCAATGGGGATACCGTGCGCATGAAAT